Proteins from one Scylla paramamosain isolate STU-SP2022 chromosome 3, ASM3559412v1, whole genome shotgun sequence genomic window:
- the LOC135116149 gene encoding tubulin beta-1 chain isoform X2: MELQLERINVYYNEGNQGKYVPRAVLVDLEPGTMDSVRAGPHGQLFKPDSFVFGQSGAGNNWAKGHYTEGAELVDSVLDVIRKEAEKCDCLQGFQLTHSLGGGTGSGMGTLLVSKIREEFPDRIMNTFSVVPSPKVSDTVVEPYNATLSIHQLVENTDETYCIDNEALYDICFRTLKLQNPTYGDLNHLVSLTMSGVTTCFRFPGQLNADLRKLAVNMVPFPRLHFFMPGFAPLTARGSQQYRALTVPELTQQMFDAKNMMAACDPRHGRYLTVAAIFRGRMSMKEVDEQMYNIQNKNSSFFVEWIPNNVKTAVCDIPPRGIKMASTFIGNSTAIQELFKRVSEQFTAMFRRKAFLHWYTGEGMDEMEFTEAESNMNDLVSEYQQYQEATADDEAEFEEEGEVEGEYA; the protein is encoded by the exons ATGGAACTCCAGCTGGAGCGCATCAATGTTTATTACAATGAGGGCAACCAGGGAAAATATGTGCCCCGTGCTGTGCTGGTCGATCTGGAGCCAGGCACCATGGACAGCGTGCGTGCCGGGCCTCACGGTCAGCTTTTCAAACCCGACAGTTTCGTCTTTG GTCAGAGCGGTGCTGGAAACAACTGGGCCAAGGGACACTACACAGAAGGTGCCGAACTTGTAGACTCTGTCCTCGATGTTATCCGCAAAGAAGCTGAGAAGTGCGACTGTCTGCAGGGCTTCCAGCTGACCCACTCCCTTGGTGGTGGCACTGGCTCCGGCATGGGTACCCTCCTTGTCTCAAAGATCCGTGAGGAGTTCCCTGACAGAATCATGAACACATTTTCTGTTGTCCCATCCCCCAAG gtATCAGACACCGTTGTCGAGCCCTACAATGCCACACTGTCAATCCACCAGCTTGTAGAAAACACTGACGAAACTTACTGTATTGACAATGAAGCTCTCTATGACATCTGCTTCAGAACCCTTAAGCTCCAGAATCCCACCTATGGTGATCTCAACCATCTCGTCTCCCTCACAATGTCCGGTGTTACCACCTGCTTCAGGTTCCCTGGCCAGCTGAACGCTGATCTCCGCAAATTGGCCGTCAACATGGTGCCCTTCCCACGTCTCCACTTCTTTATGCCTGGCTTCGCTCCCCTCACAGCCCGTGGCTCCCAACAGTACCGTGCCCTCACAGTCCCAGAGCTCACACAACAGATGTTCGATGCTAAGAACATGATGGCTGCCTGTGATCCCAGGCACGGCCGTTACCTCACCGTTGCCGCCATCTTCCGTGGCCGTATGTCCATGAAGGAGGTTGACGAACAGATGTACAACATCCAGAACAAgaattcttccttcttcgttgAATGGATCCCCAACAACGTTAAGACTGCCGTGTGTGACATCCCACCCAGAGGTATCAAGATGGCTTCCACCTTCATCGGCAACTCTACTGCCATCCAGGAGCTCTTCAAGCGTGTTAGCGAACAGTTCACTGCTATGTTCAGGAGAAAGGCTTTCCTTCATTGGTACACCGGCGAGGGCATGGATGAGATGGAGTTCACCGAAGCAGAGTCCAACATGAATGATCTTGTCAGCGAATACCAGCAATACCAGGAGGCAACCGCTGACGACGAGGCAGAATtcgaggaggagggtgaagttGAGGGAGAATACGCCTAA
- the LOC135116149 gene encoding tubulin beta-1 chain isoform X1 yields the protein MREIVHIQTGQCGNQIGTKFWEIISDEHGIQPTGEYTGADKDLMELQLERINVYYNEGNQGKYVPRAVLVDLEPGTMDSVRAGPHGQLFKPDSFVFGQSGAGNNWAKGHYTEGAELVDSVLDVIRKEAEKCDCLQGFQLTHSLGGGTGSGMGTLLVSKIREEFPDRIMNTFSVVPSPKVSDTVVEPYNATLSIHQLVENTDETYCIDNEALYDICFRTLKLQNPTYGDLNHLVSLTMSGVTTCFRFPGQLNADLRKLAVNMVPFPRLHFFMPGFAPLTARGSQQYRALTVPELTQQMFDAKNMMAACDPRHGRYLTVAAIFRGRMSMKEVDEQMYNIQNKNSSFFVEWIPNNVKTAVCDIPPRGIKMASTFIGNSTAIQELFKRVSEQFTAMFRRKAFLHWYTGEGMDEMEFTEAESNMNDLVSEYQQYQEATADDEAEFEEEGEVEGEYA from the exons ATGAGGGAAATTGTGCATATCCAGACCGGCCAGTGCGGCAACCAGATTGGAACAAAG TTCTGGGAAATCATCAGCGACGAACATGGCATCCAGCCCACCGGGGAGTACACGGGTGCCGATAAGGACCTGATGGAACTCCAGCTGGAGCGCATCAATGTTTATTACAATGAGGGCAACCAGGGAAAATATGTGCCCCGTGCTGTGCTGGTCGATCTGGAGCCAGGCACCATGGACAGCGTGCGTGCCGGGCCTCACGGTCAGCTTTTCAAACCCGACAGTTTCGTCTTTG GTCAGAGCGGTGCTGGAAACAACTGGGCCAAGGGACACTACACAGAAGGTGCCGAACTTGTAGACTCTGTCCTCGATGTTATCCGCAAAGAAGCTGAGAAGTGCGACTGTCTGCAGGGCTTCCAGCTGACCCACTCCCTTGGTGGTGGCACTGGCTCCGGCATGGGTACCCTCCTTGTCTCAAAGATCCGTGAGGAGTTCCCTGACAGAATCATGAACACATTTTCTGTTGTCCCATCCCCCAAG gtATCAGACACCGTTGTCGAGCCCTACAATGCCACACTGTCAATCCACCAGCTTGTAGAAAACACTGACGAAACTTACTGTATTGACAATGAAGCTCTCTATGACATCTGCTTCAGAACCCTTAAGCTCCAGAATCCCACCTATGGTGATCTCAACCATCTCGTCTCCCTCACAATGTCCGGTGTTACCACCTGCTTCAGGTTCCCTGGCCAGCTGAACGCTGATCTCCGCAAATTGGCCGTCAACATGGTGCCCTTCCCACGTCTCCACTTCTTTATGCCTGGCTTCGCTCCCCTCACAGCCCGTGGCTCCCAACAGTACCGTGCCCTCACAGTCCCAGAGCTCACACAACAGATGTTCGATGCTAAGAACATGATGGCTGCCTGTGATCCCAGGCACGGCCGTTACCTCACCGTTGCCGCCATCTTCCGTGGCCGTATGTCCATGAAGGAGGTTGACGAACAGATGTACAACATCCAGAACAAgaattcttccttcttcgttgAATGGATCCCCAACAACGTTAAGACTGCCGTGTGTGACATCCCACCCAGAGGTATCAAGATGGCTTCCACCTTCATCGGCAACTCTACTGCCATCCAGGAGCTCTTCAAGCGTGTTAGCGAACAGTTCACTGCTATGTTCAGGAGAAAGGCTTTCCTTCATTGGTACACCGGCGAGGGCATGGATGAGATGGAGTTCACCGAAGCAGAGTCCAACATGAATGATCTTGTCAGCGAATACCAGCAATACCAGGAGGCAACCGCTGACGACGAGGCAGAATtcgaggaggagggtgaagttGAGGGAGAATACGCCTAA